A region from the Populus trichocarpa isolate Nisqually-1 chromosome 18, P.trichocarpa_v4.1, whole genome shotgun sequence genome encodes:
- the LOC7464931 gene encoding uncharacterized protein LOC7464931 isoform X2: MHGSRGCFGCCAKPPTIIAIDASSKGLRVQKRSVKKSSKSNNFWSTSAGDMENSTMHSQGSLSSISTLNQQLDPSNAGSTSNSSEFVNRGLLLWNQTRQQWLGNKKTQNRKQVREPTISWNATYESLLGSNKPFARPVPLAEMVDFLVDVWEQEGLYD; the protein is encoded by the exons AGCAGAGGTTGTTTTGGATGCTGTGCTAAACCCCCTACAATTATTGCGATAGATGCGTCATCAAAGGGACTGAGAGTTCAAAAACGATCAGTAAAAAAGTCAAGCAAATCGAACAATTTTTGGAGCACTAGTGCTGGTGATATGGAGAATAGTACAATGCATTCCCAAGGAAGCCTTTCATCAATTAGCACATTAAACCAGCAGCTTGATCCCAGTAATGCTGGAAGCACTAGCAACTCTTCTGAATTTGTTAATCGTG GTCTTCTTCTCTGGAACCAAACAAGGCAGCAATGGCTTGGAAATAAAAAGACTCAGAACAGGAAGCAAGTTCGAGAGCCTACAATAAG TTGGAATGCCACCTACGAGAGTCTACTTGGGAGTAACAAGCCGTTTGCTCGACCTGTCCCTCTTGCT GAAATGGTGGATTTTCTTGTTGATGTATGGGAGCAGGAAGGCTTGTATGACTGA